From Streptomyces sp. NBC_00237, a single genomic window includes:
- a CDS encoding EI24 domain-containing protein, with amino-acid sequence MRDLGVGFRYLAKGQRWMSQHGRSYGLGLLPGLVTLVLYVAALVGLVAWSDDFVAWATPFADGWGETWLKIFRGLLRVLLFALALFLAVVTFTAVTLLVGQPFYEALSERVDKSRSPDGTAPESGLSLGRELWISARDSLRVLVRVLFYGILLFACGFIPVIGQTVVPVLGFCVSGFFLTEELTAVALQRRGIELKERLALLRSRRSMILGFGVPLTLAYLVPFVAVFLMPGAVAGATLMARDLLDEPSIDDEESDDADSAATAAG; translated from the coding sequence ATGAGAGATCTCGGGGTGGGTTTCAGGTACTTGGCCAAGGGCCAGCGGTGGATGTCGCAGCACGGGCGGAGCTACGGGCTCGGGCTGCTGCCCGGTCTCGTCACGCTCGTCCTGTACGTCGCCGCCCTCGTCGGCCTCGTCGCCTGGTCCGACGACTTCGTCGCCTGGGCGACCCCCTTCGCCGACGGCTGGGGCGAGACCTGGCTGAAGATCTTCCGGGGGCTGCTCCGCGTCCTGCTCTTCGCGCTCGCCCTCTTCCTCGCCGTCGTCACCTTCACCGCCGTGACCCTGCTGGTCGGGCAGCCTTTCTACGAGGCCCTGTCCGAGCGCGTCGACAAGTCCCGGTCGCCCGACGGGACCGCGCCCGAGTCCGGGCTCTCGCTCGGCCGCGAGCTGTGGATCTCGGCGCGCGACAGCCTCCGCGTGCTGGTGCGGGTGCTGTTCTACGGGATCCTGCTCTTCGCGTGCGGCTTCATCCCGGTGATCGGGCAGACCGTCGTCCCGGTCCTCGGCTTCTGCGTGTCCGGCTTCTTCCTCACCGAGGAGCTGACCGCCGTCGCCCTCCAGCGCAGGGGCATCGAACTCAAGGAGCGGCTGGCCCTGCTGAGGAGCCGCCGCTCGATGATCCTCGGCTTCGGCGTGCCGCTCACGCTCGCGTACCTGGTGCCGTTCGTGGCCGTCTTCCTGATGCCGGGGGCCGTCGCGGGAGCCACCCTGATGGCCCGCGACCTCCTCGACGAGCCCTCGATCGACGACGAGGAGAGCGACGACGCCGATTCTGCGGCTACGGCAGCGGGCTGA
- a CDS encoding pyroglutamyl peptidase, with protein sequence MRRSTRTGGGVLTLALLSALACTAAALPTSTQTAGAQAAPAAAPTVEEARLERAAPQEILRRSGFDTVAPRFVKALAGASTYREAQEVVDRHGAQVWRRAVDRAQGRGPAGGDLSRGDDRPLYWARLAMTRELRAWAPGFGLSDRDRDRLVERLERTSRGQDSIRFAGKGLRRVLVTGFDPFTLDRDIRIGNPSGATALALDGTVIRTADGRLARVETAVFPVRWDDFADGEVERALRPHLRGVDLFTTISQGRPGRFDVERFNGAWRGGFGDNLNIGRTGPVPVSDPASQPQWTRTSLPYARIVAARTGPFPVYDNTSVTEVPAGGAGPVVRPDGPTPGSAARAGGGGDYLSNEIAYRATLLRDRLGLTVPGGHLHTPVLEFDRANTTEITDPVFVKNRSDIVAQVREVLRVAAAK encoded by the coding sequence ATGCGACGCAGCACACGTACGGGCGGGGGCGTTCTCACGCTGGCTCTCCTCTCGGCCCTCGCCTGCACGGCGGCGGCCCTGCCCACCAGTACGCAGACCGCCGGTGCGCAGGCGGCTCCGGCCGCCGCTCCCACGGTCGAGGAGGCCCGGCTGGAGCGGGCGGCCCCGCAGGAGATCCTGCGCCGCAGCGGGTTCGACACGGTCGCGCCCCGCTTCGTGAAGGCGCTGGCCGGGGCGTCGACGTACCGCGAGGCGCAGGAGGTCGTGGACCGGCACGGCGCGCAGGTGTGGCGGCGGGCCGTGGACCGGGCGCAGGGGCGGGGCCCGGCGGGCGGCGACCTGAGCCGGGGCGACGACCGGCCGCTGTACTGGGCGCGGTTGGCCATGACGCGTGAACTGCGCGCCTGGGCACCGGGGTTCGGGCTGTCCGACCGTGACAGGGACCGGCTCGTGGAGCGGCTGGAACGGACCTCGCGCGGGCAGGACAGCATTCGCTTCGCCGGGAAGGGGCTGCGGCGCGTGCTGGTGACGGGCTTCGACCCGTTCACGCTGGACCGCGACATCCGGATCGGCAATCCGTCGGGGGCCACCGCCCTCGCCCTGGACGGCACCGTGATCCGTACCGCCGACGGACGGCTCGCCCGCGTCGAGACGGCCGTCTTCCCGGTGCGCTGGGACGACTTCGCGGACGGCGAGGTGGAGCGGGCGCTGCGTCCGCACCTGCGCGGCGTCGACCTGTTCACCACGATCAGCCAGGGCCGCCCCGGCCGCTTCGACGTGGAACGGTTCAACGGGGCCTGGCGGGGCGGCTTCGGCGACAACCTGAACATCGGGCGGACCGGCCCCGTCCCCGTCTCCGATCCCGCCTCGCAGCCCCAGTGGACGCGCACGTCCCTCCCGTACGCGCGGATCGTCGCGGCGCGCACGGGCCCCTTCCCGGTGTACGACAACACGTCGGTGACGGAGGTCCCGGCGGGCGGGGCCGGGCCCGTGGTGCGGCCGGACGGGCCGACGCCCGGTTCGGCGGCGCGGGCCGGGGGCGGCGGCGACTACCTTTCCAACGAGATCGCCTACCGGGCGACCCTGCTGCGCGACCGGCTCGGTCTGACGGTCCCGGGCGGCCATCTGCACACGCCGGTGCTGGAGTTCGACCGGGCGAACACCACGGAGATCACGGATCCGGTGTTCGTGAAGAACCGGTCGGACATCGTGGCGCAGGTGCGGGAGGTACTGCGGGTGGCGGCGGCGAAGTAG
- a CDS encoding carbon-nitrogen hydrolase family protein has translation MRIATAQFSARPGDITANVATMAAFVREAAASDARLTVFAELTVTGYELELLTASPGLWMSGPDDPRLTPVRAACRETGTAAVVNCASAGRLMTFVYGPEGSPLTTYAKRHLFEGERKLFEAGSAPGRFTLDGTRIALATCYDNHFPALAAEAVADGCGLWLASSLYGVGGGEEERSTLYPALARDFGLPVVLANHAGPAGPWTGCGRSAVWGAGGGLLAEAPAERPGLALADVPLVLSPLSPLP, from the coding sequence ATGCGCATAGCCACCGCCCAGTTCTCCGCCCGCCCCGGTGACATCACCGCCAACGTCGCCACCATGGCGGCTTTCGTGCGGGAGGCCGCCGCGTCGGACGCACGCCTCACCGTCTTCGCCGAACTGACCGTCACGGGTTACGAGTTGGAGCTGCTGACCGCGTCGCCCGGCCTGTGGATGAGCGGCCCGGATGACCCCCGCCTGACCCCCGTCCGGGCCGCCTGCCGCGAGACGGGCACGGCAGCCGTCGTCAACTGCGCCTCCGCCGGACGCCTGATGACCTTCGTGTACGGGCCAGAAGGCTCGCCCCTCACCACGTACGCGAAGCGCCACCTCTTCGAGGGCGAACGGAAGCTCTTCGAGGCGGGCTCGGCCCCCGGCCGCTTCACCCTGGACGGCACCCGCATTGCCCTGGCCACCTGCTACGACAACCACTTTCCCGCGCTCGCCGCCGAGGCGGTGGCGGACGGGTGCGGGCTGTGGCTGGCGAGTTCCCTGTACGGGGTCGGGGGCGGCGAGGAGGAACGGTCGACCCTCTACCCCGCCCTCGCGCGGGACTTCGGCCTGCCGGTCGTGCTGGCCAACCACGCCGGACCGGCGGGGCCGTGGACGGGATGCGGGCGCAGTGCGGTGTGGGGCGCGGGCGGCGGACTGCTGGCGGAGGCCCCGGCGGAGAGGCCGGGGCTGGCGCTCGCGGACGTACCTCTGGTACTCAGCCCACTCAGCCCGCTGCCGTAG
- a CDS encoding maleylpyruvate isomerase N-terminal domain-containing protein, giving the protein MTDHVRKAYAQAAEEAVRLLGTGEVAQRWEAGSVLPGMSVGALAGHLANSVLQVEWFLDGPVADAEPVSAVRYYGRLVGTTEYDSALNTGVRARSEETAAAGPAVVAEQARAAWERLEPRLHSEPADRRVAVLHRPGEEMLLDGYLRTRCVELAVHLEDLALSVDAPSETPDATLAVAVDVLVAAARDRHGDQAVLHALSRSERDTHHALRVL; this is encoded by the coding sequence ATGACTGATCACGTACGCAAGGCATACGCGCAAGCCGCCGAAGAGGCCGTGCGGCTGCTCGGGACCGGGGAAGTGGCCCAGCGCTGGGAGGCCGGGTCCGTGCTCCCCGGCATGTCCGTCGGAGCCCTCGCCGGGCACCTCGCGAACAGCGTCCTCCAGGTCGAGTGGTTCCTCGACGGCCCGGTCGCCGACGCCGAACCCGTCTCCGCCGTGCGCTACTACGGCCGCCTCGTCGGCACGACCGAGTACGACTCCGCACTCAACACGGGAGTGCGCGCCCGTAGCGAGGAGACCGCTGCCGCAGGCCCCGCCGTCGTCGCCGAACAGGCCCGTGCGGCCTGGGAACGGCTGGAGCCCCGCCTCCACAGCGAGCCCGCCGACCGGCGCGTGGCCGTACTCCACCGCCCCGGCGAGGAAATGCTCCTCGACGGCTACCTCCGGACGCGCTGCGTCGAACTCGCCGTCCACCTCGAAGACCTCGCCCTGAGCGTGGACGCCCCGTCCGAGACCCCCGACGCGACACTCGCCGTCGCCGTGGACGTCCTCGTCGCCGCCGCCCGCGACCGCCACGGCGACCAGGCCGTCCTGCACGCGCTCTCCCGCAGCGAGCGGGACACGCATCACGCCTTGCGGGTCCTGTAG
- a CDS encoding LysE family transporter, which translates to MTEVLAVALITVLAVISPGADFAMVVRNSYLYGRTTGLLGAAGVAAGVLVHVTYTMLGVGLLIASSTALFTAIKLLGAAYLVYIGLRTFFARAELSVDLEGKRELSPLGAMRAGFLTNVLNPKTTLFVVSTFTQVVGPETALWQQAGYGLFMSVAHFGWFALVALFFSDGRLRAAMLRRQKALNRGIGSVLVGLGVTLGLAR; encoded by the coding sequence ATGACAGAAGTCCTCGCCGTCGCGCTGATCACCGTCCTCGCCGTCATCAGCCCGGGTGCTGACTTCGCGATGGTCGTCCGCAACAGCTACCTGTACGGGCGGACCACCGGCCTCCTCGGCGCCGCCGGAGTCGCGGCAGGTGTCCTCGTCCACGTCACGTACACCATGCTGGGCGTCGGCCTGCTGATCGCCTCCTCCACCGCCCTCTTCACCGCCATCAAGCTCCTCGGCGCGGCCTACCTCGTCTACATCGGCCTGCGCACCTTCTTCGCCCGCGCCGAACTCTCCGTCGACCTGGAGGGCAAGCGCGAACTGTCGCCGCTCGGGGCGATGCGGGCCGGGTTCCTGACGAACGTGCTCAACCCCAAGACGACCCTCTTCGTCGTGTCGACCTTCACGCAGGTCGTCGGGCCCGAAACGGCGCTCTGGCAGCAGGCGGGCTACGGACTCTTCATGTCCGTCGCGCACTTCGGCTGGTTCGCCCTGGTGGCGCTCTTCTTCTCGGACGGCCGCCTGCGCGCGGCCATGCTCCGCCGTCAGAAGGCGCTCAACCGGGGGATCGGCTCGGTGCTGGTGGGGCTCGGGGTGACGTTGGGGCTGGCCCGCTGA